TATATATTGATATATGTTTCTGTTTTGATGCTTAAAGGAATTTTATAAAGCATTTTCAAGTTTCTCTAACACTGAAAAGGAATTGCTCCATCGCCTATTTCTTCAGGTATGAACTCTTGATATTAATTTGTTCatattagaaatatatttctgaaTGTTACATTGAGGTTTTGCCAATAAGAAAAATGTGACAATGAGTTTGACCTAggtcatcatttttctttttcatatctgGTTTTCCAAATCAATTGTGTTTTGAAATCAGGGCAGTGATCCCTTGGATTTCAATGATATCCTTTATACTGACACTCAGATGAGAATTTATACTGACAATTTATGTCAGTGTTAATCTTGAAAACTTTTGGTGCAACCTTGTGGTTAgagttatataataattatattcctCAGCCACTTAATACTAAGTAGGTCCACAGAAGGTATTGACTATTGACTATAAAAAAGAggtcaaattaaaaaaagtcatCTTTACACTTTACATGTGAATTAAGTAAAATGAATAAGGCCTTAAATGTGATTAATTAGCAACATCTAGTTAGATTTGAAATCAAACAAGACATTTGTTGGTATCAAGCATATATGTCTATCGAGAAACATATGTATCATAAACCTACTATCCCAAATCATTGAGTGAAGGCATAACAGGCCTGATGGCTGATGCCCCCCTCACACTAGTGCCTTACATGACTTGAAGACTTAAAAGTTCAGACAATGCACAGGCACACTTTACCTTGTGTTGAAatttaacttttcttttaaagCATAAAGGCTCTAATACCAACCTACCTATGAACAATTTCTAAGTGCTTGCAAGAAAATAATCTCAGCCTGcactgattttataaaatacaagATTATACCATAAAATATGTGAATTATTGGGATTGATGATTTAATACTCCTATTTACCTATTTACAGCAAGTATCCACTTTCCTAATTATAAAAGGAATCAATGAATATTATTAGCTAATCAAGCTATATCAACACTATGGATAGTTGTATATCATTCCTTATATCTCAACTGAATGTGATGCACATAAACTCCTTTACTCTATTTTTCCAAGGCTAAGTGTCAATAAATGCTCGGAGTTTCATTTATTTGTATTGTGATTGACTTTTTGTATCATATTTCAGGTCATTACTTCGTTGCATGAAAACTTAGAGGTACGTTTCTGATAAGTGctgatgtgaaattgtgaatccATTCCATTGCAAATATAAACACTTGACGAGATCCTCATGCAATGATTGAGGATGCTATCTAAATATCACTTTAGATGTTTTCCTTCAGTCAAATCACCTATTTCTCAAGTTAAAAGCCtgatgaggtttcactatttCAGATACTTGGTATTGATCTCTGTCACGCGTCATCTATGGTTTGAGTCagtaaactaaattattttcttgaaattgtgtTAGTATATGTTTAATGCATGCAACAGAAGTTCATTAGAATATCTTACCCTAATTCTGCTTTTTATCGGCTTAGTAATATTGGAGCCTGTTTGGTGGACATTTTGGATATAGAGGaatgttttataatttgtaaacaAACTGTTATTGTTGTCTTCTTCATAAACTAAATCTGAAACTAAGGTTtccttttaaaaagtaaaaacagtcCTAGATAGTTATGTAATGgttttttagtatttatcttttatttcttttaaaatgataggatcatattcatgatttgttgtaactgtgcaattttgttttcttgctttacCTTTCCTCTTTCACACACATGTTGATAGATTTCAGATTTGTCAAGAAACATTGTATCCTCTAGCTATTTATTCACACGTTTGAAGCATTTTAGCACCAAGATTttgttattatgataaaaatgttaattttaaatgctctgtcaattaatttttacagGATGGGTTTGAGACGGTCTGTCTTCAAACACAGGTATAACTGAACTATTGTTTCTGTtgttttattctaaaatttacacaaaagattgtataattttgtatttgattgCTCAACATTCACATAATGCAATTTAGTTAGGATTTCAACAATACATAAGGCTTGCATTCAACTAGGCATGGCAACGGAGAGGGCCACGTAGAGTTTTGCCTTCCCCCTTCCCCTTCCCCGCCACTGCCACCACCAAGGATGGGGGCAGGTTTGCAGTCAGGTTTGAAGAAGTGgggatgaaaaaattaaacccaATCTCATTCTCATTGGGTTCGAGGGGACCCCATGGAAAACGTGTCCCACcctatttgttttcttaattcAGTTttcttagataattttttaaaataaatcatatataaagtacattttaattcaaataatagataaaagttGACATAAAACAAATCTTTTTGAGTCATTTTTATGAGAGTGTTGGAGATCTCACATTGACTGTTCATATGACCAACATAGAGTATGTAAGTTGGGGGCAACTCTCACCTTACAAGCTGGTTTTGTGGGGTTGAGTTATGCTCAAACCCAAATTCTAAGATGATATCATGGCCTATCCTAGCAATTGTTGTTAGGCCTATTGGGTCACGATGTCTAGTCCTCGGCATGAGGAGGAGGGTGTTGGTGATCCCACACCAATTAGTGATATGACCAACATAGAGTATATGAGTGTGGGGTAACCCTCACCTTACAAATTGATTTTGTAGTGTTGAGTTAGGCCTAGATCCAAATTGTAAGAGAATGAAAGGAGTAAATCCAAGTCATACATGGATGGTTAAGATTTAATGTTACgtgactttttaaaaaattcacagcACTTTATATGTATTAATTTTGACCATTCATGACCTGATCTAATGGTCAATATTCATTCTTCTCACTCTCACATAAGAAAGTCCCTCTCAACCAATTGAAAGTgggttttcttattttaattaaatctgcatttaattcaaaattatgaatatttcaATTAAGGGAATCTTAGAACATGCTGAGATAGTTAAGAAGTTGAACCTTTTTAATTCTATCTGAGTTTCAACAACCAGCTCTCTACAAGTTAAGCTTTGGCTTGGAGATATTCTTTTTAAAACACCATTCACAGTTACACCCTTTCCCTAAAGTGAAAGTATTGAACACTTTTATATAACTTAACTTAACATAGGTcatagggggggggggggggggggggggcaggaAGGGGCCATATGCAGGCTTTGATACTCTTACTGCCATACTCTGTGTAAGACATAGGGATGCGCTTGCAATATTCTACTATATCCTAGTTAGTCTGTCATTTTGAGTTCATCTTTCTTGCAGGCAGGAGCTACTCTTGATGCTGTGGAGGAAATTGTGGAAGAACAAGATCTGGATGTCTTATTTTCAGATAGGTATTATTGGATTTTGCCAAGAACATTTTAAGTAGTTTATTGTAGGATGTTATCATTATAATAAACGTGAGGTGGTCTTATTGAAAAGTTCCATTCATATTAACAATTAGTGAAGCTTAATCTTCAACCTCACGTGGTTCTATTTAGTTAATcccatttttatatatgttgataGAGGTTTCAGATTATACTTGGGGACCAATgctgattattatttttaacacgATAGTTATTCAATTTGCCTGCTTATCATACATTTATTGGTTATTACATTTACAATATGATGATTATTTGAACTAAATAGTGAAACATTGATACAAATGCAGGAGTAACATAATGGATGTTGCTGAGAATCTGTCTatggcaaagaagaatgaaatccAACACTTAAAGCATATGGTTCAATTGGTAGGTACACTATCAGAATGCATCCTTGTCAAATTATGCTGCAAGTGGACTAGAAAACAAGTACTTTCTAGTATTATTCATTGATTAAGGGATTGTACATCTTGAGTCTTTTTGACAACCATCTTCATATTATCCTATCCCTTCTTTCTAATCAACGatttatgtttttcattctcAAATTGGAAAAGACAAAAAAGTGTCTTCCTTGGTCGTGTTGAACTAACCACTTTGTTATGGCCCTAATCTCGAGTTATTCCTTACAGTGCAACAGTGATAATCTTTGCCTACAACTTTACATGCAGTTTAAGGTTACAGAGAAAACCTGTATTAAACGGCTTGCGAATGTGAATATTAATCACTTTAATAGACACTAAAACTTGAAATCATGTGCAAATTTGTATATACGGCTGAAAGATAATGTCTTGAACTTGAAAAGTACTACAAACTAATTTTGGCTGGGCCACAAATGACATTACCAGTTGTGGTTTTCCTTAGGCCTTTACATAGTGTTTGGTTAGAAGGAAGTGGAGCCAAAGAGAGGtacctttatatattttttcttttttggttcaaAATTTTGGAGCGTAGTGGAGGGAAAGTGAGGGAGCTAAAATCCCTCTATTGAGGGGATCAAGAGGGGAGGGAAAATGGTTATAATATTTGGATTGCACTTACTAAATTAtcttgagattttattttttttctaccctTTTCATTAGTATTACTATTTATAAAGGTATAACattgttttacttttattttttgtccacTCCCCTTGCAAACCAAACAAATATCATTCCCTTCTCTAACCAAACCAATTAAGAGGATATACCCTTCTCTTCTACTTTTGAATCGTTTTTTCTCCTTCGAGTTCCATTTGGCTGATCATCATGTTGATTGTTAGGGAGAGGAACATAATCAAATGTTGCGCACCCGACTGCAACTCCTTAGAGAAGGCAATCAAGTGTTATCTGGTGCTTCACAAGCTGTTGAGAAGGTGAAAGTTTTCTGAACTTCTCTTAAATCATTCCATTGATCAAAAGGTTATAATTTTGATGTCTTGTTATTATTTGGGGGTTTCTTTTTTGGCTGATGTGTGGCTCTCCTATCTGTTGTTTGTTTATATGCATAATTAGCAGTTCAAaagcatgaatgtaaattatGGGGCAAACAGCGGTGATGGGATCCATGATGTATAACAAGTCTTGCTCATTCTCTCCTGCAAATTGACGAAGGTTCATTCTCTGGTGAATAATTCCCATTGTTTTATGTTGTAGCAATGTTTCTTAAGATTCTTACTTCACGAGTAAGTCTACCTTAGTCCTTAAGATTATAGGGTCATGTATTTTAGAagataagattttaaaaatcgTGCATTAGTTCCTGACTTTATAAAACATAATCATTTGCTTtagtcttttttatattttatttttcattatcgtTTTTACACTAGTAAGAACTGAAGTGAATGTTAACATtgtatattatcattattaatttaagtTCTGTGAAAAAACAAAGTagcttttgttatcatcaattCTTGCTTTAGTACTGTCTATTTAATGAGCCTTCCGCAATGTTGGCAGAGTGTATATATGATGGATTTCTGAATCATCCTGTAATTGAGTGACTTTCGGTCTTTTTAATGAGCCTTCCGCAGTGTTGGCAGAGTGTATATATGATGGATTTCTGAATCATCCTTTCAAACACTTTTAAATCTCAGACCAGCCGACTAGTTGAACTGATTCGATCATGGATCATGAACTAGctgttttcaatttgaatattttCTGGTTTAATCGCATTTTAGTCATGGATCATCTATAAATCTAGTTTTAGTCATGAATAAAAAAGTTGACTTTGAGGTCTCGATAGTTAATCTCTATCTTAGATAAGTTAAATTTTCTTACTAACAGACACGTGAAGAGTACTCATGAGAACACGACACACGAAAACAATATTAGcacaaaagaaaatcatttataCCTGGGAGTGggccattttcttttttcttttggtgaatGAATATTATTCAGGAAGACTAGAAGCCTCTAGGGAAACAAATCTGAGCTATATCAGCTCTAAGCTCATTTACAATGAAATTAGGCGGAAAATGAAATATATGGAAATCAACTTCTGTCGTTAGAGCATACTCCATCGGTTCCAGAATATATGATGTTTAAGATTTTTGcacaaggataaaaaaatgtaattaatttgttgaattttaaagaaaatattaggtaactttttaatgttttttatctttttaattaatgatttatttattcttgTTATGCACTGCTCATACTAAACATTTATTAAGGGtagtcttaaaaaaatatttaatataacgaTTTTGTAAAaccacttatattttattttgaaatggagGGAGTAGCTGGCTAATCTATCAGCAGTTTGATTAGCCTCTCTCAAGAAATGGTTCCAAACAACATTTCCAGTGCTATTATGGATAGCGTGAATGGCTTTAATAATACTGAAGCTAGGATGCGATCTGCAGCAACATGAAGTCAGAAGCTTCACAACTAGAACTGAGCAACCTCCCAAGTTAGAGATAGATACTCCAATGAGTTCCCCGGTACTGTCTCGCAAAACACCTCCACAAGTAGACTTATTACTTTTGTCTTTTGAAAAATACCTAAGTCCCACATTGGGTGCCTCATTCTCTGAAGTGCACTTATATATTTGTTGGATAACTTCACTTAAAACCCATtagttttaagataaaatttaacattGTCGGTCACAGCTCCATCCAATTAAGAGCAATATAACTTCACTTGGAAACATCCACGAGATTTTCAAAACATTTGAGTTAACTTGCCTCGAACCATGGAgaggtttgaatttttttgcaTTGTCACTATAAGACCGTGCCATGTTGCAAGCTGTTGTGATGATGTCTTGAGCATTCCACGCCTTTCCTTGGAAAATCACCTAGTTTCATCTGCACCAAATAACACTAAGAAGAACCCCAAACATCAGACTCCACTGAACACCATGATACACATTATTAGAGGGATCCGATAGCATCCAGTTCTTCCAACTTTCATCAGAATAAAACGCAACTCCTCCATCACAAGTAAATACAAGATTAGCGTAGCAAGCAACAAGTAATTCTTGAACGTGGTCATTGGAtgtgtttgtttaaattatatttcttaaggGAGGATACTATCGTTGTCCCATTTAAATTTGGCTTGAAGTGCTCTGTTTTTTTatgagtataaaaaataaaaaggcaggAACAGAAGGGAACAAAGTGCCCATAGGCCATAGCATATGGGCTAGTTGTCCATCTTGggtcatttttgtaaataaaatatcaacgaGTCTATTACGAAATAATTTTGACCACTAAATTTAATGTGAACAGTCATCTTCTCCTTAAATCTACTAatcaaaatagtaatttttgacCGATCAATGATTAAAACCGACTCAtatcttttaattgttttagaaCTTaccaatattttgtttattaaaatgACTCAATGCTCAATTAGCCTGGCATGTACTGCCACATTGGTAAACATCTGCAGGACATGTATCAAAAAGGGTAAAAGATAAGCTAGACTTTGCTCCTTCCTTTGCCAACGAATTCACAGCAAACTTGCCTTGTCTCAACGTATGCTTGAAGTAGAGATCCCAAGAGAATTGCATGAAGGAACGAATAGCATCCACAATGGCAACATGAGGGTGAAAATCGCAACTCCTTTATATATGAATTGTAGAGACATAGTTGAATCCGTATGACAAATTACATGCATGTAACCATCTTGTTTAGCCACTTTAAGACCATAATAGATAGCTTAGAGCTCAGCAGTGGTATTTGTTGAAAAACCACAACTACCCAGGTATCTCAAAAGCCAATTTCCCAAAGCATCGCGAAGCAGGCCACCAAACCCAGAAGAATCGGGATTACCGAAAGAGCTTCCATCAATGTTAATCTTAATGACATTGAGAGGAGGTGGTTCCCATTTGACAAGAGCTATAGGCTTGAAGTGCTCTTTAAACACAGCGAATCCGTTGCTCTAGAAGGTGTAgcacttcaaaattcaaataggtTGCATTTGATGGGCTAATGTGAACAAGCAGATAAAATATGTTGGTTGAAGTAACAAGATTTAAgcacaaacttttttttagctTGACCTAAAACTTaacctaaaattatttcaaaagagcatgttatcatttttatggtttgaaaaattgaaagttGAAGCAATATTAGCAATTGGATtaattgttagaattaatgtctcatgtgagaggcatgtgacttatgtagagattaataaataaataattaataatgaaggACTAAGTTGTAATTgggttaaataggaaaaatttcTGGAGGTAACTGCTACATGATGAGAGTAGTGGGTATAaaagggggttaatatccaCTAAGTGAAACAAGGTCCCCTTCCCGACATAAAAGTTCTCTCTCACCCATAGCC
The Glycine max cultivar Williams 82 chromosome 16, Glycine_max_v4.0, whole genome shotgun sequence genome window above contains:
- the LOC100786747 gene encoding uncharacterized protein, producing MEKTPKQGSNASLFPSTGIGSRFSNLNKSFKYSLRSLLTSCSKEEFYKAFSSFSNTEKELLHRLFLQVITSLHENLEDGFETVCLQTQAGATLDAVEEIVEEQDLDVLFSDRSNIMDVAENLSMAKKNEIQHLKHMVQLGEEHNQMLRTRLQLLREGNQVLSGASQAVEKFKSMNVNYGANSGDGIHDV